The window GATATGTTATTTGAAAAAGCTATCCAGCATGGCAACAATATAGTCTTCTTCTTCATTTTTAGCTAAAACTAATTCACTTATTAAAATTTGTCTAGCACTTTCTAACATGTTTCTTTCTCCAGTTGAAAGCCCCTTTTCTTTATCTCTTACGCTTAAGTTCCTCACAACTTCAGCTACTTCATAAATATCACCGCTTTTAATTTTTTCCATGTTAGCACGAAATCTTTTATTCCAATTTCCAGACATCTC of the Desulfonispora thiosulfatigenes DSM 11270 genome contains:
- a CDS encoding CarD family transcriptional regulator, with amino-acid sequence MFKLGEKIVYPMHGAGIIEAIEEKEVLGDRKKYYILKLAYGDMKVMIPMENTKLSGLREVIDTNGANKIIAILQEPETEMSGNWNKRFRANMEKIKSGDIYEVAEVVRNLSVRDKEKGLSTGERNMLESARQILISELVLAKNEEEDYIVAMLDSFFK